The Rhododendron vialii isolate Sample 1 chromosome 6a, ASM3025357v1 genome includes a window with the following:
- the LOC131329243 gene encoding uncharacterized protein LOC131329243, with product MATMVIIKKETLVIDVFGRIRDSRWRNKCENLIKQARSQLYTQKVRREAITKQSTADIAQLLMSGEYDGAIARVDQHHQNECLLSAYGQIEKFCDTFLTNVNEISSRRRYALLIDHNIC from the exons ATGGCAACTATGGTGATAATAAAGAAGGAAACACTGGTAATAGATGTGTTCGGACGGATAAGAGATTCAAGATGGAGGAACAAGTG CGAAAACTTGATCAAACAAGCTCGAAGTCAACTGTACACTCAGAAGGTTCGGAGGGAGGCAATCACAAAGCAATCGACAGCCGACATTGCTCAACTACTGATGTCTGGCGAATATGATGGTGCTATAGCCAGG GTTGACCAACATCATCAGAACGAGTGTCTATTGTCTGCATACGGTCAAATTGAGAAATTCTGTGACACTTTCCTTACCAATGTCAATGAAATTAGCAGCCGGAGGAGGTATGCGTTGCTGATTGATCATAAcatttgttga
- the LOC131328721 gene encoding uncharacterized protein LOC131328721: MEAPKNVYTECTGLAKEMFSKEFIENLINEARTQLYIQKNRRAAIIRQSRADIAQLLMSGQYDDAIARVNKLHNNECVLSAYGQIGQFSHTVHTNLGEISSRKRLSYEVVEAVSSLVYAASRCGELPQLHQIRMLFKKHFGADFERTNVKLQPGNFVNTQMKYNLGSKSLSNDVKIEMTMEIAREYNIPMRPDQMREKKPVPQRESVNSKGEKKPVPRRESLNSKGKDQREASKVKATLWKIGSKFSMFSPGSLIYKCNGKNTSSQRHDASVKTDGTYGKLDGPSHKNKMKNQTILKKLGVSLRRTHSGRRLLRNDSLSSHSTNVHPKLPDYDELVATFTEYKEEHKKSNPNDRTPRKWMRWF; encoded by the exons ATGGAAGCCCCCAAAAATGTTTACACCGAATGCACTGGACTGGCGAAAGAGATGTTTTCGAAAGAGTTCAT TGAAAACTTGATCAACGAAGCTCGAACTCAACTGTATATTCAGAAGAATAGGAGAGCGGCAATTATAAGGCAATCACGAGCTGATATTGCTCAACTACTCATGTCTGGCCAATATGATGATGCTATAGCCAGG GTTAATAAGCTGCATAATAACGAGTGTGTATTGTCTGCGTATGGTCAAATTGGCCAATTTAGTCACACTGTCCATACCAATCTCGGTGAAATTAGCAGCCGCAAGAG GTTGTCTTATGAAGTTGTTGAAGCAGTTTCAAGTTTGGTATATGCTGCCTCAAGATGTGGCGAATTACCGCAGCTACACCAGATAAGAATGCTGTTCAAAAAGCATTTTGGTGCTGATTTTGAGAGAACAAATGTGAAATTACAACCTGGGAATTTCGTGAACACCCAAATGAAGTACAACCTTGGAAGTAAATCACTATCAAACGATGTGAAGATTGAAATGACTATGGAAATAGCTAGAGAGTACAATATCCCCATGAGGCCTGATCAAATGCGTGAGAAAAAACCTGTGCCACAACGTGAATCCGTGAATTCCAAGGGTGAGAAAAAACCTGTGCCACGACGTGAATCCTTGAATTCCAAGGGGAAAGATCAAAGGGAAGCTTCAAAAGTCAAGGCTACATTGTGGAAAATTGGGTCGAAATTTTCTATGTTCAGTCCTGGGAGTTTGATTTATAAGTGTAATGGGAAGAACACATCATCACAGAGACACGATGCTTCAGTCAAAACAGATGGGACGTATGGAAAACTAGATGGGCCAAGTCataagaacaaaatgaaaaatcaaaccaTATTGAAGAAATTAGGCGTTTCATTGCGCAGGACTCATAGTGGAAGAAGACTTTTACGAAATGACTCTTTGAGTTCTCATTCGACCAATGTACACCCAAAGCTTCCAGACTATGATGAATTAGTGGCCACATTCACCGAATACAAGGAAGAGCATAAGAAGAGCAATCCCAATGACAGAACTCCTCGTAAGTGGATGCGGtggttttga